A window of Exiguobacterium sp. FSL W8-0210 contains these coding sequences:
- the purK gene encoding 5-(carboxyamino)imidazole ribonucleotide synthase, whose product MKRIGILGGGQLGRMMALSAREMGFEILTLDPTDNAPCAQVADQHIQAPFTDVEAAKQLAAESDVVTYEFENISTEVAEAIGTKLIHGTDLLFQTQHRVREKEMIERIGHSVAPYYPVTHPSDLEEAKQRLGLPFVLKTARFGYDGKGQTVIRTEEQFQAAIERFEPTEYVAEQWLPFDQEISVIVTRSATETRVFPVSENIHQENILHLSIVPARISESLEQEAIALAQSIADAVGLIGTLAIELFVVGSRLIVNELAPRPHNSGHYSIDACETSQFEQHIRAISGLPLGDTRLTTPVVMANILGQHVTALYEELPRLNARTKVHLYGKAEAKTGRKMGHLNILADTVDDALAEVERLSIWKETVQ is encoded by the coding sequence ATGAAACGAATCGGGATATTAGGCGGCGGTCAACTTGGTCGAATGATGGCTTTGTCGGCGCGTGAGATGGGCTTTGAGATTTTGACACTCGACCCAACGGACAACGCACCGTGTGCGCAAGTGGCGGATCAACATATCCAAGCTCCCTTCACGGATGTCGAGGCAGCCAAACAGCTCGCAGCTGAATCAGATGTCGTCACCTACGAATTCGAGAACATCTCAACGGAAGTCGCTGAAGCGATTGGAACGAAACTGATTCACGGAACCGATCTTCTTTTTCAAACGCAACATCGGGTACGGGAAAAAGAGATGATTGAACGCATTGGACACTCTGTCGCTCCGTACTATCCGGTGACGCATCCTTCTGACTTAGAGGAAGCAAAACAGCGACTCGGGTTACCGTTCGTCTTGAAGACAGCACGATTCGGCTATGACGGAAAAGGACAGACCGTCATCCGGACGGAAGAACAGTTCCAAGCGGCAATCGAACGATTCGAACCGACAGAGTATGTTGCGGAGCAGTGGTTACCGTTTGATCAGGAAATTTCCGTCATCGTCACTCGAAGCGCAACAGAAACACGTGTCTTCCCAGTCAGTGAGAACATTCACCAAGAGAACATTTTGCATCTATCGATTGTACCGGCACGCATTTCTGAATCGCTCGAACAAGAAGCAATTGCGCTCGCTCAATCGATCGCGGATGCCGTCGGGCTGATCGGTACACTAGCCATCGAGTTGTTCGTCGTTGGTTCTCGACTAATCGTCAATGAACTAGCACCCCGACCACACAATTCGGGTCACTATTCGATTGATGCTTGCGAAACATCCCAATTCGAGCAACATATCCGTGCCATCAGTGGTCTCCCACTCGGTGATACCCGTCTGACGACACCGGTCGTCATGGCGAACATCCTGGGTCAGCATGTCACAGCATTATACGAGGAACTACCGAGACTAAACGCTCGGACGAAAGTTCACTTATATGGAAAAGCAGAAGCCAAGACAGGACGCAAGATGGGCCATTTGAACATTCTTGCGGATACGGTCGACGATGCTTTGGCAGAAGTCGAACGCCTGTCGATATGGAAGGAGACAGTTCAATGA